The window ATCCCTATAAGCGTAGAGAAATCACAATCGGCGAAAGTCTGTGAGGGCGTCTGTTGCGCCTCCCCGCAACCACCGATACCGAAACTCCCGCAGCGAAAGCTGCGGGAGTTTCGCGTTTCCGAGTCTTTCCAACGGCTTGTGCTTCGATCCATCCGAGGATCGTGCCCAATTCGCCGTGTAGGGTGGTGCGTTGGATCTTCGCCAACTCCGAGCGGTGGCCTTCGCCGCTGGCGCGGCGTTCGCGGTTGAGTCGGTTCATTTCCTCGGCGTAAGCGCGCATCGCCTCGGCGGCCATCTCCGGCGCCATCATGCGATCCTTGAGCCCGGCAAGCACACGCTGCTCAAGGTCACTCCGTGTGATCGTGCGGGTGTTCGCGCAGGAGCCATTGGTAACACGGGCCGAACAGGCATAACGGTCCTGACCGCGTAGCGAGCAGGGACCACCGCAAACGCCGCAATGGATCAACCCGGAAAACAGCGCCTTCGGTCGGCGCAAGCCGTTCAGTCGGTTCGATTGCGCCTCTCGCATAGCCTCGGTGACGTTGACATACTTGTCCGCAATTTCGCCCTGACGCGCTTTTACCGCCTGCCAGAGGTCATCGTCGATAATCCTCAGTTCCGGAACCTCGGCGACGATCCACTCCGATTCCGCGTTCATGCGCGACACCCGCCGTCCAGTGCTCGGGTCTTTGACGTAACGCTGCCGGTTCCAGACCAGCCGGCCGACATACAGCTCGTTGTTGATGAGGCCGGTGCCGCGCTTTACGTGTCCGCGGATCGTCGAGTCATTCCATAAATTCCCATCGGGACCGACGATACCTTCAGCATTTAGCGTTCTCGCGATCGCGCGCGGGCTGATGCCAGATGCAAACTCCCTAAAAATGCGACGAGCAACAATTGCATGCGCTTCGTCGATCCCGCGATCGCCGCGGATTAGATCGCCGCGCTCATCTAGCTTTTTGACGACACGGTAGCCGTAGCAGAGGCCACCGCCGGACTTGCCGTCCTCGATGCGACCACGCAGGCCGCGATGGGTCTTCGCAGCAAGGTCCTTCAGGAATAGGGCGTTCATAGTGCCCTTGAGCCCAACGTGCAGCTCGCTGATTTCGCCCTCGGCCAGCGTGATGATCGGCACACCTGCAAAGCGGAGATGCTTGAACAGCGTGGCGACATCCGCCTGATCGCGACTGATGCGATCTAGCGCTTCCGCCAACACGACGTCGAATTGTTGGCGCTGAGCATCCTGCAAGAGCGTCTGGATGCCCGGCCGCAAAATCATGCTAGCGCCGGAAATTCCTGCATCCTTGTAAGTGCTGACGATCGCCCACTTCTCGCGCTCAGCCTTCTCGACGCATCGCGCTGATTGTCAGAGGAATAGCGAGCATACAGGGCAACGCGGGTCATCGGAGGCTTCCCCTTACATCCATTCGCAATCAGCGGCGAACCGCGCCGCTCTTGTTCTGTCGAGCGAGCTCGAGGAACCTGGCTTTGATCTGCGCGAACAAGCCGGGCGGAATAAAGCCATAACCGAACACGCCCGGCTTTCCCGGAATCGGTGAAAGACCGGCGTTCGGCCATTCGTCGATGTTGTGCTCGGATACGATGACCCAACTCCGCGCATCGTCGAGACCAATTGCCTGTTTGACCTTCGCTGGGATCTCAATCCCGATCGTATCGCCATCGGGCGCCGTGTGGGTGATCGGCAACAGGACCAAAAAACGTGGCCTTGTCTGGCTGTCGCTCGCGGCGACGAGACAGGCCGGACGGTCCTTTCCCTGATCACGTCCCGCTGCGGCTTCATGGGTCCAAAGATAATCATAGCGGACGACGAAGCCCGGCTTAGGCTCAGGAAAGGCCACTTGGCCGGCTCACTTGAGCAGTTCGTTGAGGGTGGCATGTTCAGGGTCCATCTCGGCCCGTTCAACAGCGTCGATCACCACCTGGGTCGCATCGACCGTTCGGTAGGTGCGCTTGGCGGCCGCCGTTAGCCAGTCATAATGTTCGGCCGACATCAGCACGAACTCCCGCCGGCCGTGGCGCGTAATCTCTACGGGCTCTCGCTGAGCCTGATGCTGAAACTCGCCGAATTTGCGCTGGAATTCCAAGGCGCTGGTCTGAACCATGATGGGGTATCTCGTTTGGGCTGTTGATCAAGTCCGCATTATACGTATAATACGGGCGCGCGTCAACTGCTATCGATTATCATGGCGACTTTCCGCGCTTCATAATTTCAGCTGCTCCTTTTATTTTTTTCCGTTGCGGTGTCGTGGCTCGAACTCCTCGCGGGCTATCTGACGGCCAATCAGGCGGGCTAGGCGCAGGGTCGCGTCTTCGAACCGAACACTAACCGCCAGGCCGGGTGCTTCCGGTGCGGCGGGAGCAAGCGGCTCAATCGGGGCCCTTTCGTTCTTTGCCGCCATATTCCCATGCCTCTAGCCAAATCGGATTATCGACATGGAAACCGACGCGTGCGAGGCGGGAAAGGGCGATCCAATGTTCGTGCGGGATTTGGATAGCTATGGCGTTGAAATCGGACGGGGGATTCAAAATACAATGAGATGATCGCAATCGTAATTGCGACTCCGAGCGTCCAGACTACGAATCTGAGGGTCGGACGTTCGAATCGTTCCGGGCGCGCCTAGGGAGCGCCATAAAATTCAACGACTTAGAGCTGGTGCGGAGAAGTCGTCGAATATCCGTTGAATAAGCGTCGGCGAACGTTGGCGAACTCCGCCACAGTGATCCCGCCAGGCAGATTGGCGCGCATTGAGCCGACACTTCCGTCGAGATTCGAACGGCAGTGACAGGCGCAAAGATATGCAATCCGTCTCAAACGCGCGCGAGCGCTTGCGGCTGTTGACCGCGCTCTATTCGTTCCATGCGCGACGTCTACCGTACCGCAAAGCGAAGGCTTCCGCATCTTCGGTGGTGCGACCGCGTTCGGCGCGACAGGAAGAAGACCGCCCACGACGGCTCGACGATCCGAGCTTATATTTTCGTAAGTCGTGGTGTTTTGTCGGTTACGCGCGCCGGCCTTTACGCAGCGTCGGGCGTCCGACGGGCCGCCGTCCGGAGATGCTCGTCGGCCAATTGACCGATGATCCGGTCCGCCAGGCGGTAGGCATGCACCCGGCGCTGTTGGCCCTCGGCATCGTCTCCGTCGTACGACGCCTTCCGGAGCAACTGCAGTGCGAC is drawn from Bradyrhizobium prioriisuperbiae and contains these coding sequences:
- a CDS encoding recombinase family protein; protein product: MVSTYKDAGISGASMILRPGIQTLLQDAQRQQFDVVLAEALDRISRDQADVATLFKHLRFAGVPIITLAEGEISELHVGLKGTMNALFLKDLAAKTHRGLRGRIEDGKSGGGLCYGYRVVKKLDERGDLIRGDRGIDEAHAIVARRIFREFASGISPRAIARTLNAEGIVGPDGNLWNDSTIRGHVKRGTGLINNELYVGRLVWNRQRYVKDPSTGRRVSRMNAESEWIVAEVPELRIIDDDLWQAVKARQGEIADKYVNVTEAMREAQSNRLNGLRRPKALFSGLIHCGVCGGPCSLRGQDRYACSARVTNGSCANTRTITRSDLEQRVLAGLKDRMMAPEMAAEAMRAYAEEMNRLNRERRASGEGHRSELAKIQRTTLHGELGTILGWIEAQAVGKTRKRETPAAFAAGVSVSVVAGRRNRRPHRLSPIVISLRL
- a CDS encoding type II toxin-antitoxin system prevent-host-death family antitoxin, with the translated sequence MVQTSALEFQRKFGEFQHQAQREPVEITRHGRREFVLMSAEHYDWLTAAAKRTYRTVDATQVVIDAVERAEMDPEHATLNELLK